One Narcine bancroftii isolate sNarBan1 chromosome 3, sNarBan1.hap1, whole genome shotgun sequence DNA window includes the following coding sequences:
- the ndufa13 gene encoding NADH dehydrogenase [ubiquinone] 1 alpha subcomplex subunit 13: MVHVKVKQDLPPPGGYGPVDYKRNIPRRGPSGYSMFGIGIGILIFGYWRLFKWNRERRRLQIEDLEARIAMMPLLQAEQDRRFLRLLRENLEEEAKIMKDVPGWKVGESVYHSNRWIRPPVEELFNLRPREEFLREKYGFQMYV; this comes from the exons ATGGTGCATGTCAAGGTGAAGCAGGACCTACCTCCTCCGGGTGGCTACGGTCCGGTGGATTATAAGCGGAACATTCCGCGCAGGGGGCCCTCAG GTTACAGCATGTTTGGGATTGGAATTGGGATTTTAATCTTTGGCTACTGGAGGCTCTTCAAGTGGAACAGAGAACGACG acgCCTCCAAATTGAAGACCTGGAAGCCCGTATTGCGATGATGCCATTGCTTCAGGCTGAGCAGGACAGGCG GTTTCTACGTTTATTAAGAGAGAACCTTGAGGAGGAGGCAAAGATTATGAAGGATGTTCCAGGCTGGAAG GTTGGTGAGAGCGTTTACCACTCCAATCGCTGGATCAGGCCCCCAGTGGAGGAATTATTTAACCTTCGACCTCGAGAAGAGTTCCTCAGAGAGAAATATGGCTTCCAGATGTACGTGTGA
- the uqcr11 gene encoding cytochrome b-c1 complex subunit 10 — MLERLIGRTPMQLLKNWIPTVTTWGIVAGITVIYATDWKVIVGHIPYIKGKFKTD; from the exons ATGTTGGAGCGACTTATTGGCCGGACTCCGATGCAGCTACTCAAAAACTG GATTCCAACGGTGACCACGTGGGGCATTGTGGCTGGGATAACTGTGATATATGCCACAGACTGGAAGGTAATAGTTGGTCACATCCCATACATAAAAGGAAAATTCAAGACTGATTGA